From the Sulfurimonas sp. genome, the window AAGTTGTTTTGTTGAAAGTTTTTTTAATTCATCTCTACTCATAATATATTCCTTTTAATACATTAAACGATCTATTACAGACCGCTTAATGTTCTTCCTGATGAATCTTCTAATACATCAAGACCAGCAATTCTAAATTTAGAGTCAACTCTAAATGAGAACGAAGTTTGTTTGATGATTTCACCAATTGTAAGTCTTACTGGAATTCTCATTACCATTGACTCATCATTTGTTGAATATGCAACTGTTTTAGAAGCACCACCAACATCAGCAGCTCTGAATGTAGTTGTGAATTTAATGTCAGAGAAGTTATCTTGTAAAGCTTTTAAAACTGTACTTGAACCATTAGCTGTATTTAACATAGTAGCTTGGATCTTATTCATAACATAAATTGGCATAGCAACAGTATCACAAGAATATTCAGGTGTGTTGTTAACTCCATTTCTTTGAGTTGTGATAAGTGTTGCAAACTCATCATACATTTCTTGAGGTGTTAAGTTATCAATAGTATTAGTTGCTGAATCAGTTGTCCAACCAGAATAATTTAATAAACCTTCTTGACCATTGTGACCAATATAACCGATCTCATCAACTTTTTGGTTGTAAAGTTTATTGTGTGTACCAATATATCTTTGTACCAAGTTAATATTTTGAAG encodes:
- a CDS encoding major capsid family protein, translated to GQLYDLDRFKAFADSASAAGFKDSATGVILARNLTAVNPKVFEKKYPELSFVNSGITVDNTGGYSRRIQSLRIAEQGDFADSSDLNSGKGRISLTAEDSYIKVFPKEAHSLWTDDDVKEGDLQNINLVQRYIGTHNKLYNQKVDEIGYIGHNGQEGLLNYSGWTTDSATNTIDNLTPQEMYDEFATLITTQRNGVNNTPEYSCDTVAMPIYVMNKIQATMLNTANGSSTVLKALQDNFSDIKFTTTFRAADVGGASKTVAYSTNDESMVMRIPVRLTIGEIIKQTSFSFRVDSKFRIAGLDVLEDSSGRTLSGL